The Anoplopoma fimbria isolate UVic2021 breed Golden Eagle Sablefish chromosome 5, Afim_UVic_2022, whole genome shotgun sequence genome contains a region encoding:
- the LOC129090910 gene encoding tectonic-3-like codes for MNSRQWYRSFQICMVLCGRLAQAATDSGVSSTVTASSVNGQPFSSATPAPGGTAAGDVTSVGTTEAVTMDTTLDSTVDSTLDSMATTTMTVSESPTVVTDLPLASTVQPLVTSEGCLCDLTPAFCDIGCCCDTVDCGIANLSTVFTGCPQKAISGVCIEKWLMFTANVDSSLVTVTDSLFCVRTEDNAPQSLQAPPQYPALGDSYHFSPPAPTSSSHSRDFYRVDDVIQTYFSSSNVWGLLRQPSPGAASAFCINSNPAKFLRSSSLSCTRMLTPQSCTTDPNLNARSYFSDLSLIKIPIVKTAQVSDFLITVTHLSDWPAPSEQNNSCVNVVKNVEFVIGYTGRGELTNATVNVVLADVDPNQLLLQTHSVQFQLATPSSTSGGPIPAVGFQVGSPVIGRFGGELKPLNTLEVSQSGECSSSDPGRRAPVLFAHNAFTGCTFSSPSNDCSELRSQMYGILQGLATPDVIAMNFGSQPDWTRVITQECPVSLQETCESGCVLPNSLSIRVLWARQGPLDLPQNYILGAKYIFQCQNFKCPMASPISLTTEVTFVDTTVYPEPPRGSPQPNWKFPFGFFTRGTAELDGNMVINGSDTEKVTWTLMLFTVMLLTGLEFFTR; via the exons ATGAATTCCCGGCAGTGGTATCGTTCATTTCAGATATGTATGGTGTTGTGTGGACGTTTGGCTCAGGCAGCCACAGATTCAGGGGTCTCTTCGACTGTGACTGCCAGCTCTGTTAACGGGCAGCCCTTCAGCTCAGCGACCCCTGCTCCGGGCGGCACAGCGGCCGGGGACGTCACCAGTGTCGGTACCACTGAGGCGGTTACCATGGACACCACCCTGGATTCCACTGTAGATTCCACTCTGGATTCCATGGCAACCACGACGATGACTGTGTCTGAATCTCCAACTGTAGTCACTGATCTGCCCCTTGCATCCACCGTCCAACCTCTGGTGACCTCAGAGG GTTGTCTCTGTGATTTAACGCCAGCTTTCTGTGACATTGGCTGCTGTTGCGACACAGTTGATTGTGGCATTGCGAACTTGAGTACTGTCTTCACCGGATGTCCACAGAAAGCCAT CTCAGGGGTTTGCATTGAGAAATGGCTGATGTTCACGGCTAATGTGGATTCGTCTCTTGTCACTGTGACTGACTCCTTGTTTTGTGTCAGGACTGAGG ATAATGCACCCCAGTCCCTCCAAGCTCCACCGCAGTATCCAGCTTTAGGGGACTCGTACCACTTCTCACCACCAGCACCTACAagcagcagccacagcagaGACTTCTACAGG GTTGATGATGTCATCCAGACATATTTCTCAAGCTCCAACGTGTGGGGTCTCCTTCGTCAGCCATCTCCAGGGGCTGCTTCTGCATTCTGTATCAACAGCAACCCTGCAA AGTTCTTGAGGTCTTCGTCTCTGTCTTGTACTCGCATGTTGACTCCTCAGTCGTGCACCACAGATCCGAATCTCAACGCCCGCTCCTACTTCTCTGACCTGAGCCTGATCAAG attCCAATCGTTAAGACGGCACAAGTGTCAGACTTTCTG ATCACAGTTACTCATCTGTCTGACTGGCCTGCACCAAGTGAACAAAACAACTCATGTGTCAATGTGGTTAAAAAT GTGGAGTTTGTAATAGGATACACAGGCAGAGGGGAACTCACAAATGCAACGGTGAACGTAGTCTTAGCTGATGTGGATCCAAATCAGCTGCTGTTGCAGACACACTCTGTACAGTTTCAG CTGGCAACACCCAGCTCAACTTCAGGAGGTCCAATCCCTGCTGTCGGATTTCAAGTGGGATCCCCTGTCATTGGTCGCTTTGGTGGAGAATTAAAGCCT CTGAACACACTGGAGGTGTCACAGAGTGGGGAGTGTTCCTCTTCTGACCCCGGCAGACGAGCACCCGTCCTCTTCGCACACAACGCCTTCACTGGCTGCACATTCAG TTCTCCATCTAATGACTGCTCAGAGCTGCGTTCCCAGATGTACGGGATCCTGCAGGGCCTTGCTACTCCTGATGTGATTGCCATGAACTTTGGCTCCCAGCCGGATTGGACGAGAGTCATCACACAGGAATGTCCCGTCAGCCTGCAG GAAACATGTGAATCAGGCTGCGTCCTCCCCAACTCTCTCTCTATCCGAGTACTCTGGGCTCGCCAGGGTCCCTTAGACCTTCCTCAGAACTATATCCTGGGGGCCAAATACATATTCCAGTGTCAAAATTTCAAG TGTCCTATGGCGTCCCCTATTTCTCTAACCACTGAGGTGACGTTTGTCGACACTACAGTCTACCCAGAACCCCCCAGGGGCTCGCCTCAGCCTAACTGGAAGTTTCCATTTGGTTTCTTCACTAGAGGCACTGCTGAGCTGGATGGGAACATGGTCATTAACGGCAGTGACACTGAGAAGGTCACATGGACGTTAATGCTGTTCACAGTAATGTTACTAACAGGATTAGAATTCTTCACTAGGTAG